Part of the Salvelinus sp. IW2-2015 linkage group LG7, ASM291031v2, whole genome shotgun sequence genome, CTACATTAGGCTACAGCAGGATAtgttatgctacagtagaaagtAAAAGTGAGAAACGTCTATTTGTAATGTGCAAGCGACAGAGTGTATGTGGTTAGGGTATCAATGTATGTGGAGGCTAGAGGTTAGGTACAGATATGGTAATGTATGTGGAGGCTAGAGGTTAGGGTACAGATATGGTAATGTATGCGGAGGCTAGGGGCTAGGGCACAGATATGGTAATGTATGCGGAGGCTAGGGGCTAGGGCACAGATATGGTAATGTATGCGGAGGCTAGAGGTTAGGGTACAGATATGGTAATGTGGTGGAGGCTAGAGGTTAGGGTACAGATATGGTAATGTGGTGGAGGCTAGATGTTTAGGGCACAGATATGGTAATGTATGCGGAGGCTAGAGGTTAGGGTACAGATATGGTAATGTATGTGGAGGCTAGAGGTTAGGGTACAGATATGGTAATGTGGTAGAGGCTAGAGGTTAGGGTACAGATATGGTAATGTGGTGGAGGCTAGAGGTTAGGGTACAGATATGGTAATGTGGTGGAGGCTAGAGGTTAGGGTACAGATATGGTAATGTGGTGGAGGCTAGATGTTAGGGCACAGATATGGTAATGTGTGCGGAGGCTAGAGGTAGGGTACAGATATGGTAATGTATGCGGAGGCTAGAGATTAGGGTACAGATATGGTAATGTGGTGGGAGCTAGGGCACAGATATGGTAATGTATGTGGAGGCTAGCGGTTAGGCACAGATATGGTAATGTATGTGGAGGCTAGAGGTTAGGGTACAGATATGGTAATGTGGTGGAGACTAGGGGTTAGGGCACAGATATAGCAAGTCCCagagattatggggtattgttataTTGAGTTCACATGTACGTTCTTATGAATTGTGCCCTAGAAAGAAACGCTTGCAGTAACCAAGGACAACCAAGGAACAAGGGTGTGCCACACCAGTGCCCTCCCCAGTGTATTGTATAACCATGGATTCTTGTGTCAAGCGCTATACACAATAATAATATCACTTCAAATAGTCATGTAGTTCTATTATACACATATATTATGGGTCAATTATCTAACCTATGGTGCAAATAATATTCCttattatattgtatattattGAGAAATATATTCAAACATTAAAAACAAGACAAGGATGAGGTCCTGTCTTTGCCACAACGTCAACGTAACGCTCACATATCTTTTTACCTGTATGACTTTATGTACAAACACAAATCAGAGAGGTGTCTAAGGTCCTATGTTTTTAACCAAAGACAAAGCACTCCTGTATTAAGATTGAATCATTCATATTTTTAAGCttcatgtgtttgtattgttAGAGTTTTGCATTGTTTTTGTTGGACATGAAGACTACTTTGTATAACAGTGGTAATATATTGTGGTCTGTTTTCTTATTGATCTTTATATGTAGTAATATATTTTCTCACATGCAGCTAGGAAAGTGAAAGTCAAAAGGAAACATTTGTAAGGAAAATAATCTGTTATATGCTATTTTTTTAAGAAAGCTTTGTATGCACAAATgaatataataaaacaaaagtTGTGGTACCAAATCTGATTTCTGCTCGTTGGATTTACTATCTCTAGGTTTCTAAACTGTACTCAAGAATTTAAAGCCTCGTGTATTTTGCTTAGAAACAAGCACTTTTCAAGTGCAAGAATAAGGATTGAAAACAAAAACGTCACACAagcgacacacagacagacatgttctCATTAAAAAAGTAACCATCTTTATTAGTTGACCATTCCCTtattcttttttctctccccattttagaatttgaaaaatatatacatttcctcAATCACATCCCCTAAAAGGCATGATTCAGTCATATCCTTCAGCATACAAAACAcgtgttttttttggttttgttacaCCTCACCATCTGTTTTCACCTTTCTCCAttgtagcctggtctcagatctggttGTGCTCTTGCCAAgtcattgctgtcattgtcaagccaaacatgttttgcatgacaatgagtgacaggaAGTTAGCGTGATAACACAAACAGATTGGCACTCAGGCGGTCTCCATTGCTCTTTAGTGCAATAACCCTGTTCAAACACAATTCAAAAGATCTAACCAGCAGAGCTAAATTAAACAACACAATCCACTAACTTGGAAATACCACACAAGCTTAACGTTTTTCAACGCTCCCGAAATaccaaactccaaaaccaaattTCAAGTCATTTCATCAGCTTAATTATAAAGTCTATGACAACAAGAGGCTGTGCTTTGGAATGTAAACRACATTACGAAGATACCCAACACAATAGGACAGTGAGTGAGTTAATGACGTTTTAGTCATGCCGACCTGGTTAATACTGCTGTGGCTGTCTTTAAAGATCCCTTTAGCAAGCCATTACAGAGTTATTAAGTCCAAGTTGGGCCTCCGGACAGAGGTCCATACACTGTGCTAGTGTGCTGTgcttttagtattacattgttaacAATCACGTCAACAACGTTGTACTTCGACATGAGAGTTGGATTTACCAGCTAATCATGCTCTAGCAAAACAtttgcagcccccccccccacccataaTTAAGGGCAGTAAAATGTTTGATcccatagaagaaaaaaaaatgtaacctgccTTTTTATGGACTTTACAATCATATATTACTACTCTTATGTTTAATCTTGTACTGGTATAAATGCTTAGTAAATCAGTGGGAAACACCCAAACAGAGTGTTGTAACTTATATTAGTACCTTCTGACAGTAACTCTCCCTTATTAAAAAGCAGAAAATAAATCAGAGGTACATATCAAACAATAGCCCTATGTACCATTTTTGAGGTGCAAACAAAATTGTCTTAGGCACATCCCTCGACTAGTCCTGTCAAGTCCCAGATATAAATAGCAGGGAGCAAATCTCCCTTCTTGCGCAATAAAATATCAGTCACTTTATACATTCCTACTATGCCAAGTCCCTGAAATCATAGGACCCACACCAAAGGACACTTAAAAATGTGAACGGACGATCTCAATGTCACAAATGCAAGGACTAGCACAGCAGGATACGCAGTCATAATTCAGTAGTAACACCGGTAACTGTGCTCAAGAAAAGGATAACTAATTCCCTCCTAAAGTCAAGATTKTTGCGGCTTCAACAGGATGTAAATTAGTCATGCCTTGAATTTCAGCCAAATGCACAACAGCTAAATATAATTTACTGAAGAGCTGGTGTTTGTTGCATTTATGAAGGCAAGTGATCAAACTTAATGATCCTGAAGTCAAAACAAAAGCTTGGACTGAAATGATTGGGAATATTCCCTGGTTCTTGTGGCCTGGCTCCCAGCATCTTGGTCCATGTCCCTGGCTGCTGGACTCTTGGCCTCACCACTGGCTGGTGGTGATTTTagtggtgagggagggagggttacTGCCACAGTCGGCGTGGGGGCTGGTGAACCGTGGAGTTTGAACCACAGTCAATGTAGCGATAGGCTTCCAGGGTATTCTGGGCCGTGCGCATCATGTAGGAGGTTTTCACAGATGTCCTGGGAACGTAGAACACAGTTATGATTAAAAACTTTGAAATATCATAAAGACAAAATGGCAAGAGGTAGAGATGGAAGTGATAAGGTTTCACAATGAGGAGGTAGGATATACTTACTGCATGATAACCAAGATATTGTGAACCTTGATGCTTGCCATGGTGCAGAAGGCACTGGAGGGTGGAAAGAGTGGTTAGAACCTCTTCACAAATATAAGtttaccccaacctacatgtgcaaattacctcaactaacctgtacccccgcacattgactcagtaccggtaccccctgtatatagcctccacattgactcagtaccggtaccccctgtatatagcctcgttattgtgatACTTTTtaaactttcgtttatttagtaaataKtttcttaaaactgcattgttgattaattAAAAACttattcgggatcggtgtcccgtccacgAGATGgatgagctaacgtaggctaatgcgattagcatgaggttgtaagtaacaagaacatttcccaggacatagacatatctgatattggcagaaaacttaaattcttgttaatctaactgcactgtccaatttacagtagttattagtgaaagaataccatgctattatttgaagagtgcacaattttgaacatgaaaagttattaataaacaaattacgcacatttgggcagttttgatacaacattttgaaccgaaatgcaatggttcattggatcagtctaaaactttgcgcgcacactgctgccatctagtggacaaaatctaaattgcacctgggctagaataatacattatggtctttctcttgcatttcaaagatgttacaacaaaaatacaaaagaacggttgtttttttcttttaccagatctattgtgttatattctcctacattcctttcacatttccacaaacttcaaagtatttcctttcaaatggtaccaagaatatgcatatcctgagctacaggcaggtagatttgggtatgtcattttaggcacacccaaaaaaggggtggatccttaagaggttttaagggcttgtaagtaagatctacacctgttgtattcggcgcatgtgacaaataacatttgatatatTAACAATTACAGGACTTGAAACAAAAACAACTAAATACAGGTCTTTACAGGTCCCTTTAACTTACTAAACATAGGCGGTGCTTCCACTGATCTGAACGCTGACTGTGAAGTTCACCtgtagtataaaaaaaaatgttttaaaatagtcAAGACCAGAAGTCAACTGAAATTTTGGCAGGAAATGCAAACAAGACGTATATTTGAAGCAAGTAACGTATACAAGTCAATCCTTAAACTACATGTAACATGGAGTGAATGTGTCCCAAGTGATGGTTCACTGCGTCTAAGACTGCAGCAGGCCCTACCTGTCTCTGGCTCAGGGGCTGGATGGTGATGTCGTTATCTAGCTGCATGGTGCCTATGACTGTTTTCATATAGAGAACCTGGCAGCTTAGACTATCAACCATCACTGAGAAGAAGTTTGAGTTGGTGAAGTTCAAGGAGCTCTGACAAATAGGAGCAGGGAAAATGAACAGTCAGCAGAACACACCATAAACATCAGGCACAGTCAAATKACCATCTTATCTCCAACTAACAGAGTACATCTTCACGCGATTTACTGACTTACTGTCATATTCATGAGGACTTTAGTGTTGGTGTGATCAAACTGCACGGTGACAGAGCGTATCCCATCATCCTCCACCACGACAGAGcgaggaaagaggaagaagacCACCAGCGAGGAAGCCAGGAGACATAGCACCGCCGAGAGGACCACATACAGCTTCCTGTCAAACATAGCACTTCCTGTTTACTTTGACAATCAATGTTAACCAAAAAACAAACTGTGAACCAACCAAAAATGACAGAATGTGAtggttatgtacagttgaagtcagaagtttacatacaccttagccaaatacatttaaactcagtttcacaatttctgacatttaatcctagtaaaaattccctgtcttaaggtcagttaggatcaccactttattttaagaatgtgaaatgtcagaataatagtagagaatgatttatttcagctttaatttctttcatcacttcacggttgggatggtggagtggttgaaaaatgagtttcaatgactccaacctaagtgtatgaaaacttccgacttcaactgtatgtgaccgATCCAGATATAAGCTGGTGAGAAAAAAGGGTTAGCTGTAAAACGTACGTTCTCTGGGGCCGGAGTCTCTGGTCGTTGTAGGGAACCAGAGCCACAAGCTCATTGACCTGCTCTGAAGGACAATGACCACAGAAGAGGGTCAAGTCAAATGGGAGAACACCATCATAATGATCCCTACCACATCAGTACAGCAATCAATGCCCAGTAGGACAGGAATCGAGACAGGAAATGTCTCACCTGAGGGGATGTGGCCAGTGCCTTGGCATGTTGGACAGGTAATACTGTCCCTGCCAGTAAACTCTACATAAGGGAACCGAGCAatgtcctcctgtctgtccagtCCATCCAGcgagtcatcatcatcatcccccgTCTGCCACCCTGTCCCAACCTCCGGGACGAGCAGAAGACTGCTGTCGCTTTCGCTTCGGGACCATTGAGTGCCCATGAGCTGGCTGGCAGATAATCAAGCCAGCCTTTTTTCAAAGGACAGACCCTAGGGCACAGCAAAAACAAAAGTTGTTGAGTAAAGGGCAGGACGTATTTAGGCTAATAACCAACGTTTGGCAATTGTTTTTAAAATGATTAGCCTACTGCAGatgggttgcctcccacaatgtaaaCAATGTTCCAGTTGTATTGCCCTACAGTAGGTCTGGGATTTCCAGACTAGACAGACGTTGGCCAGTATGCCAGGCCTCAAAGCACATAATGTCCCAGGCACTACTACTATACCCTATAGCACAGATACGGCAATCGGAATAAATGGCGTAGGGCGTGGCATCTTAATGTCAAACGTGGAAGTATCTGGATAGGCATGAACTATGaccataaaatgttttaaacataGCTATGAACACTATCACAatacaatagctagctagctacacattggCTAGTAAGGTATTAtgtccaacaacaacacaactatcAGTTCTTAGTCGAATCAAAGCACAATAACAACAGCAAGCTTAG contains:
- the tmem106c gene encoding transmembrane protein 106C isoform X2 — protein: MGTQWSRSESDSSLLLVPEVGTGWQTGDDDDDSLDGLDRQEDIARFPYVEFTGRDSITCPTCQGTGHIPSEQVNELVALVPYNDQRLRPQRTKLYVVLSAVLCLLASSLVVFFLFPRSVVVEDDGIRSVTVQFDHTNTKVLMNMTVNFTVSVQISGSTAYVYAFCTMASIKVHNILVIMQTSVKTSYMMRTAQNTLEAYRYIDCGSNSTVHQPPRRLWQ
- the tmem106c gene encoding transmembrane protein 106C isoform X1; this encodes MGTQWSRSESDSSLLLVPEVGTGWQTGDDDDDSLDGLDRQEDIARFPYVEFTGRDSITCPTCQGTGHIPSEQVNELVALVPYNDQRLRPQRTKLYVVLSAVLCLLASSLVVFFLFPRSVVVEDDGIRSVTVQFDHTNTKVLMNMTSSLNFTNSNFFSVMVDSLSCQVLYMKTVIGTMQLDNDITIQPLSQRQVNFTVSVQISGSTAYVYAFCTMASIKVHNILVIMQTSVKTSYMMRTAQNTLEAYRYIDCGSNSTVHQPPRRLWQ